The Anopheles merus strain MAF chromosome 2L, AmerM5.1, whole genome shotgun sequence genome has a segment encoding these proteins:
- the LOC121592976 gene encoding uncharacterized protein LOC121592976, translated as MSTIEERTAYLDNPYFKGHIYGNFNPFYVTIAVCTVLGVFIFVLNIVCGCCSKHKQYWQDRHTGNRWLVSFWSATPHKQPPLDLTELKDASHFQPVNPDVERPVEYTVQHHRPQYQYPPSRGASPQGYHHHQHHQQQHREEYVELQKRESDI; from the exons ATGTCCACTATAGAGGAGCGTACAGCGTACCTAGACAATCCGTACTTCAAAGGGCACATCTACGGGAACTTTAACCCGTTCTACGTGACCATCGCCGTCTGTACCGTGCTCGGCGTGTTCATCTTCGTGCTGAACATCGTGTGCGGCTGCTGCTCGAAGCACAAGCAGTACTGGCAGGACAGACATACGG gcAATCGTTGGTTAGTGTCGTTTTGGTCGGCCACACCGCACAAGCAGCCGCCGCTCGATCTGACGGAGCTGAAGGACGCTAGCCACTTCCAGCCGGTCAAT CCCGACGTCGAACGGCCGGTAGAGTACACCGTGCAGCACCACCGTCCCCAGTACCAATATCCGCCCAGTCGTGGTGCTTCCCCCCAgggctaccaccaccaccagcaccaccagcagcagcaccgcgaGGAGTACGTCGAGCTGCAGAAGCGCGAAAGTGACATTTAA
- the LOC121592977 gene encoding uncharacterized protein LOC121592977, with protein sequence MAWLVAYPAVAMLAMFIVLVIMLILRFGARLCQLRHHTLPDDQDLRDQAYDQKVSYA encoded by the coding sequence ATGGCTTGGTTGGTTGCGTACCCGGCAGTGGCCATGCTGGCCATGTTCATCGTGCTGGTCATCATGCTGATACTCCGGTTCGGTGCACGGTTGTGTCAGCTGCGCCATCACACCCTGCCGGACGATCAGGATTTGCGCGATCAGGCGTACGATCAGAAGGTCAGCTACGCCTGA